Genomic window (Bacteroidia bacterium):
GTGTAACTATTCCATGTTCCAGGCAAATTAACACCTTCGGGCTCGTAAACGACTTGAGCGCTGGAATCCTTTTCAAATAAGGTATTGCATAAAGCAATTAACAAAGTGACTTTCAGTAATTTATTCATTTGGGCAAACAGGCTTGGTGTCAAAAACACACTTAGTTAAACATTGCCAAAAATAAGCCATTTTTTTTAATTTACAACATTAAATTTCCACTTCAAAAATGGAGAGAGTATAATGATCAAGCCAAATACTTAACAAAGACTTATTCTTAGTTTAATTTTTACCCAAAATGGAGGGTGGAAATTTGCAAACCATGAAAATAGCCAAACGAAAAATTGACCTCCTAGTTATCTCCGATGTTCATTTGGGAACCTATGGCTGCCATGCCAGAGAATTAGCTAATTATTTAAAATCTGTTGATCCGGGTAAAATAATTCCAAATGGAGATATCATAGATGGTTGGCAATTTAGCAAAAACTTTTGGCCCCAGACACATAGTGAAGTCTTAAAGATAATTGTAGACTTCATGGCAAGTGGAACACCGGTTTATTACCTAACAGGAAATCACGATGAAATACTGCGAAAATTCTCTGGCTTTCAGCTTTCGAATTTTCATTTAGTTGACAAACTCGTTATTGAAGAAAATGGAGAGAAGTTTTGGTTCTTTCATGGAGACATTTTTGACCTTTCAGTCAATTATGCCAAATGGATTGCGAAAATTGGAGGGTATAGTTACGATTACCTCATTTTACTGAATCGATGGATAAACCTGATCTTGGAAAAAATGGGAAAAGAAAAAGTTTCCATATCCAAGAAAATTAAGAATTCCATTAAATCAGCAGTAAAATTTTCAAATGATTATGAAAAAATTGCCATTGACCATGCAATAGATCAAGGGTATGACTATGTTATTTGTGGGCATATTCACCAACCCTGCATGAGAACTTTTGAATCAGAAAAAGGCAAGGTAACCTATTTAAATTCAGGCGACTGGGTAGAAAACTTAACCTCCTTGGAATATACAGATGGAAAATGGTCCCTTTTTTATTACCCTACCGAAATTCCAAATACAACGATTAAACCCATAGGGGAATTAGGCCTTTTAAACGGCAAGGCTCTCAAAGTTGCTTAATTTTCAAAAAAAATCTTTCGGCATTTGCAACCTTTTAATGGAAGTACTCCGTTAAAATCGACCTGATTTGAAAATTCTTGAAAATTAATTTACTATCATTCAAACCTATTTCTACTTTTGAAGACCTCATTTTTGGGGACATTCTAAAATTTAATTATCCTTGCAATTCTTTTTAACACCCATGAACTATAAAAAGCTCACATTTAACTTTGTGATTGGCGCTGCAATTGGCGGCAGTCTGCTGTTGTCAAGTTGCGGATCCGGAGACAAAAAAGAACCTGAAGCCGATGGAAAGGACACCGCAAGTTCGCCCAGTTTGGTAAAATTAGGTAATGCTCATTTCAGCATTCCTTCGCCTTTCCAAACAGCCATGCTCATTAAAGCCACAGGAGCTCAATACAATAAGGATATTCTTAATTCGCCAAAGAATTTCTCCAAATACGCGACAAATTTCAAAAAAGCTATTAATCTTGGCGTATATGGAGCTGATGTCGGTTATGTTACCATGTATGATCAAACCCAGGATGCATTAGGGTATATTGGTTCGATTCGAAAACTTACAGAGGAGTTAGGCATCAACAATGGTTTTGATGCAAATACTATGAAACGCTTCGAACAAAACCTTGGAAAACGCGATTCCATGTTAAGTATGGTGGCTGTTGGTTACAGAGCCTCTGATGCTTTCTTAAAAGACAATGATCGTTTAGATGTAGGGGCCCTAATTTTAACAGGGGGCTGGATTGAAACACTTTATTTCAGCACCAAAGTAGCATCAGCCAAAAACAATCAAGATATCATAAATCGTATTGGGGAACAAAAGTATACACTTGACAATTTAATTAAATTGCTACAACCTTATTATAATCAACCGGATTATACCGGTTTAATTGATCAACTTATTGATTTAGCTTACGATTTTGATGCCATTGACATTGAATATAAATATGTTAAACCAGTAACTGATGTAGCAAATAAAACTACAACGATAAATAGCTCCACTAAGGTTATCATCTCCAAAGAGCAATTGGAAACCATTTCCAAGAAAATCGAAAAAATCAGAACAACAATTGTAGGCTAACCCAACTTAGATCATTAACCAACATGAAAAAAATTCTTTCAATTTTGTCCCTAATCTTTCTTCTAGGGATAAGTTTCCAAAATGTATCTGCACAATGTGATAGCATTGCTAATATTTGTAATAAAAATATGGCAAAAAACTATATTTCTGATGGACAAAGCTACCGTGCATTGTTGAATAATCAGGAAATTGCAGAGTTTAAAGCTGTATTCTATGGAAATAGCACCTACCGTGTTTCCGGTTGCTCCGGATTTACTGATGGCAATTTGGTTTTTTCTGTTTTTGACCAAGAGAAAAACCTGCTTTTCACCAATGCCGATCAAAAAAACGCTCCTTATTGGGATCTGAAATTTGGCAATACTTTATCTTGTACCATCGAAGCCCAGCTGAATACTACTAACCAAGCTTCAGGTTGTGCGGTTATGCTAATTGGTTTTAAGCAATAGCATTCCTATAAAAAGAAACTAAAAGGCCGCAAGTTGCGGCCTTTTTTATTTCTATCTATACTCAATGAGGCCGATAAACAATTGAATCATTGCTAACCAGGGCTTAAACCCAGATTGCACGTTTTGAATGCACAAACGAGTTAAGAATTTGTAAATCAATTTGTTTGTCCAGATTGACAAAAACTTCTACATCGGGGGAAGCCAAATAAATCAAGCAGTTATGAAATTCAATCCTCTACTGCGTATTTTGGGTTAAACAATCATTTGCCCTAGGCATTTGCAATGATTTAACATAAAACACCCCGAACTTCAAACATTCCATTTTTGGTGAATTGATTCTAATACTTCAGGCAAAAAATAAGCAATAGTTAAAAGGATTTGCATTTTCTGTAATGCCGCCTTTTAAGGAGAACTTGGCTATTGGTAATAAATTAACCTAAAACAGCTATGCTGTAGTTTTAAACTATCCCCTTTTCAGAAACTTATAAATTCAATAAAGATTAGGGTTAGAAATTATAGTTATAAGTTGCGCATCGGGCAACGATAGAGGCAAGTAGCTCCA
Coding sequences:
- a CDS encoding UDP-2,3-diacylglucosamine diphosphatase gives rise to the protein MAKRKIDLLVISDVHLGTYGCHARELANYLKSVDPGKIIPNGDIIDGWQFSKNFWPQTHSEVLKIIVDFMASGTPVYYLTGNHDEILRKFSGFQLSNFHLVDKLVIEENGEKFWFFHGDIFDLSVNYAKWIAKIGGYSYDYLILLNRWINLILEKMGKEKVSISKKIKNSIKSAVKFSNDYEKIAIDHAIDQGYDYVICGHIHQPCMRTFESEKGKVTYLNSGDWVENLTSLEYTDGKWSLFYYPTEIPNTTIKPIGELGLLNGKALKVA